The DNA sequence TTTTACACTGGcacaaaaaaattgctgtttgtAGCACAGTAAGTACAGCGACACACGAGCAGTGGCTTGGCTAAGGCAGCCTGAGTGGAAAAGCAAAGAGCATGAGACAATATTGTCCTTCTGTACCTCATGAAAACACAAATTAATACTTTAATAGATGTACTCCAACCCTCCATAtattgtaattaaaaacaaatatatgcACAAACCATCTTACTTGTTATTTTACTAGTGACCAAAGCATCCAAGAGAGTCCGTGGTATCAGGAAGATACACACGACTCGACGGTAAGCACCTGGTCTTTGCTGGTGAGCGGGGGAGCTCTGGGCCGTACCCCTGGCTCTGGGCCTGTTCCGCCTCCAGCCTACCGCCTTGACAGACAATAACCCGACCCTGCCTCGCTTTGTTCTCAAATCACGTACAAAACAACCTCACcctctggcaaaaaaaaagccaagctgCAGTGGCTTCTGACGGCTTTCCTAACAGCAGCAAGTCGACAGCCCATCCAGAAGCCAACATTAGCACCCTCTGTTACGATTACAAATGGATTAGTTACAACTGGTcattgctttcattaaaaagtaatgTAACACATCAAAGCATCTCACCTCCGAGAGCCATAAAGCAACCACAGAGTTAACAATAGAATACATTAGTGTGCTAAAAATGAGACTCAAGAGACGTGATTTGTACACGCAGTGATAGTTTTTATTAATCCAATCACTATAACTGGAAAAGTCATCAAGCCCTCACGCACACAAGCCTTTCTTCAGGTCTGACCTTTATATACTCAAAATGCTGTATATTGTCCGCAGCATGCTATTACCTCTAATACCAACAATAACCTTTACCTATAAACTTGTCTCACAAATGTCTGTAAACTATCCCCGTTACAAGAATACTGCTCTTGCTACTGGAAAATGTACACTTTCTACGGAAGAGAGCTGCATTGTCAATCACTATTCTCAATTTTAAGTATCACCCCTGGCACAGCACCAGGTTAACCTACTCCCTTCTTGCACTCTGAGCTTACTTACTGTCATCACCTTGCCGGGTTATCAATAAAGTCTTGAGAAATTAGCGGACGTTTGGGCCGGgctgggggtctgtggggcagCGACGACTTAGCTGAAGGCACGCACAGACGCTGTGCGCCCTCGCGCTCACTCAGCACTGCGGGGAGAGGCCAGAAACCATTAGGGGGGCAAAACCCCACAGGCACCAACCCTCTGGGCCCCCATCAACTTGCTCCCCCCAGGCTctcaccctctgccccagctcctgctcccacaCCCCCCAGGCTCCCGCTGACTGCCCCGCCACCCCGCTGTACCactgccccctccccggctcccaTTCCCAGCCGCCACACACGCACCCCCGCGCCCCCGCTAactgtccctgccctcccgccCGCGGGCTCCCCTCGCAGGCCTCCCCTCACGCCCCGCTCTCCCTAACGGCCCTCGCCTCGGCCGCCGCCTTCCCGTCACCAGGCAacggcggccgcggggccgggcgggagggGCCGCGCTGCACGCCGGGAGGGGTCAGAGGTGAGAGGGCAGCGGCTGAGCGCGCGCGCGCTTCGGTGCGGCCGCTCCGGGCGAGGtacggccgggccgggccgggccccctCAGGCTTCCCTGTCGTGGGCCGCGGCGGGTGACGCCCCGTTTGCCTTGCAGGAGGCCCAGGATGGCGGAGAGACCGGAGGACCTGAACCTGCCCAACGCCGTCATCACCCGCATCATCAAGGAGGCGGTGGGTGCCGGtcccggcggccccgcggggcctcccgccgcggcggcgcggagcgTGGCCCACGGAGGCACCGCCAGCGGCCCCTGCGAGCGGGGACCGGGGGGCGGCTGCGGACGGGCGAGCTCTCCGCGGACAGCCCCCGCAGCGGCTTCGTTGTTCCGCGGTTTTGCTGCCCAAAACGTGCCCGGGTCCCGGGAGGATcctccccggggggggggcggcggcgccggcggcCACCCGGGTCGTGTCCCCGAGGCCTCCTGCGAGGAGGTGTGCCCCCGGTGTGGCCCTCCAGGCGCCAGGAGGGCCGGTCCGGACTGCGAAAGCCCGCAGTAATGCTCCAAGTAATGTTCAGAAGGGAAGTTCAAAGGCGGGGGAGCTCTCACAGTGGGCCTGACTGAACCAGCTCCACAAACAGAGTCAGAGCAGAAGCGATTCCTTGTCTGTATAAAAATCTAGAATAATTCCCAGTCATTAATTTAACGATACATTTGGTCTTGAACCATGAGACGCCGACGAATGGATCTGGATACGGCAGGGTGATTGGTCTGTGTCAGGAGTTTGATAGTTATCGGATGAATTGCCCCAGAGATGGTGGCCAGACCCACCACTGACCCAGAACTTACTTTGCTTCTGTGTAGCTTACCGCCTTGAGAGAACACAGTCAAATTGCGGCTGGCTTTCAGCTGGCATCAAATTTTCTGTGGTAGCATCTGAGATCAACATTTAGTTTCCAGTTGTGCTGAGCCCTCTGAATGCCTTAATGGAACTGACGTGAATTATGCAAGTTTAAGTCATAACAGCTGCTGATAAAAGttgaatttgtttttcagcttcCTGATGGAGTAAATATTTCCAAAGAAGCTCGGAGCGCAATATCTCGAGCAGCAAGCGTGTTTGTGCTTTATGCAACATCATGGTAAGAAGTTGTTGCATAAGATGACCAGTGCACTCAGTTTAGAATTCACCTCTCTGCTGGCTGTCgtggagatttttttccagtgtttgttTCGGTATTGTTTGTTTGTATGAATAAAACAATCTTTAGTGTAGCCCAGTCCACCAGACTGAAGCAGTTGGATTTGGGCTGCCCTTAACAACCCGTCGGAAGGCAGCTTGGCTCTGTACACAGAGCCTCTGTACACACCCCAACCCCAGCAGGGACAAGAAGGGTCCCAAACTGCCATTAGCCCCAGAATATGGCTGCATGGCTTTTCCTGGCAAAGGCAAGAgctttttgcttgctttccaaGCTCCTCACCACGTGGCTGCGTGAGGGAAAGTGTGAGCCAGCTTTGGAGCTGGCTACAGAGGACACAGTAACGTCTTTGGGGTGGCTCAGAATGTGCTGTGCAGGCAGTCACTTCTCTGGTGTGAAGTACTCAGATGGCTTTGTGGAATTGTCACCTTACAGCCAATGTTCAGGCTTTCTCCTTCCACCCAGTTGTTGAAAAGGTCCATGCAAGCAGAAAACCGATGTTCTGGGAAGGCAGTGAAACTAGATGAAAGCACAAACAGCCAATGTAAACAAGAAGGTATCTTAAACTACTAATTctaagtgattaaaaaaaccctgaatgtgtaggagatggctttttatttttaagttgctTGTGACTTTAATAAACAAGACTAAATTGATGACAGTACCAATtaactctgttttccttcttgtttttgaCTAGTGCAAATAACTTTGCCatgaagggaaagaggaaaacgCTGAATGCTGGCGATGTTCTCTCTGCCATGGAGGAAATGGAGTTTCAGCGATTTGTAGCCCCTTTGAAAGAATCACTGGAAGGTATCGTCCTCAGGTCATGTCGAGGGAGTCTAAGCAGCACCAAGTCCTATCTTCCTTGAACACTGGACAAGCAACACTTACTTGCCTgtcttgtttctcttctctttgccCAGCATCCTACACTGCAGCTTGCCTGGGGAATAAATAATGTGCACCTTGACAGGACTGGGATAACATTATTTCACAACTGATGAGGATTGAGACAGTCTCATTTGCTATCACTCCCCTTTTATGTTTATCTAAGGAAAGTCTTAGGTGCTGCCTGTAAATGTGAACTCCTGCGtccttttcagcatttttctgctgaaacttAACCTGATTTCCTATGGAGCTGGTCAGCACAGCTCAAATAATAGGGTGAGTTGCTGCTGTGAGTTCACTGCTCCCCTTGTAAGCCTGGAGAGCAAGTGGACGTTGGACCTCAACTACTGTACTGTTCATGCCGTGGAAACACTGGCTTGcaatttttcagtgttctctttttttcttttttagtttacAGGCgtgaacagaaaggaaagaaagaagcaaggaaaGATAAAGACAAGAAGGCAGACTCAGAGGAGCAAGATAAGAGCCGAGAGGAAGAGAATGATGACGATGACGAAaggatggaggaagaagagcaaaATGATGAGGAAGAGGTGGACAACTGAGCTTGCTGATGAGACGTGTGTAGGGGCTGGGGTTTGTTCAGAGGGATATAAACGCTGTAAATCAACCTTGCTGTGTCCCCTCTTGTTTCCAGTAGAGCTTTGTACTGTTCCTCTGCAGCCTGTCCCTTTTTGGCTTTAACTTGTACATAGAGGACTTTTGCTAAAGCTTTTCTCGTGGAAGGACCACTCCTCCCTGTGCACGGGGGGCTTGGCACCCTCCGCAGGTTCTGAACAGACAGTACTGGGACTGGGCTTTTTGTGCTGGGTTGGCTCTGAAATagagttaaaaagaaatgtcGGATGCTCAGTACAGAAGCTGGCCAGGAGAACTTGAGAGACTGTTGACTAAGCTCATTAAACCAAGTCAGGGGCTGAATCAAATGGATCATTAACCCTTTGGGGTTTAGAATCTACGTGATGATGTCGGGAGGCTTGGAAGCTGAACATTTAAGCTTTTTATCCAAGtgacttggggtttttttacttcattttcttgcaTTCTGGCTGTGCCTTCTCTTCTTGCTGTAACTGTGACAGTGATACTGTGTCTTTCAACCGTACCAGTCATATGCAGCAATATAGCACAAGTGTACGAGGACCAGTGGTCCACTCTGCTGACTTTCTTCCCCCAAATCAACCTAAATCAAAAAACTCCACAGCGCTTGTGATGTAAACTAAATACCAAAAGTGCTTGGTTTATGTCTTTAAAGCCCTGGGAGACCAAGAGGAATTTTATTACAAATCTGAAGCAAAATTAGTGGCTAAAATGTGTATCAGGATGAGAAAAGGGGGCTGTATCGAGCGCTACGTTTGTTGCAGGTCAGCAGTGGGCACTGGTGGATCGGATGGTCTCgcctcctttccctcctttgcagagctgcagttCCTGCAGACAGGTTGCAGCACGTTTAAATGTGGTAGAACAGTGGTGGGGCTCGGTGGGTTGTTGTTTTCCAACTCAACGGACTAATTACATCAAAGGTCCCTCTTTAGCCTTCAACAGTCACTCGAGAGGCGGACTGCCGCTGGGCGTGACGGGCTCCAGGAGGGCGGTGAGGACAGGACCTTCCCACTTGGGAAGGCCAGCCTTGGGCctgtggtttttaaaatatcccCTTCAAGAAAGATGGGGTTGAAACAAGCTGTATTCCTAGTACTCCTATAGGTTTGTTCTTTTATACTTACATTCTTAGTTTTGatgcctttcctttctcttctctgagaAAGTATCTACTAGAATAAGCtcctttttggggaaaaaaagctttattattTGACTGATCTTTTTGAAGACTAATAAACCTAATATGTGAACTTAACCGAGGTCTGGTGAGGGAAATGTGAGGAAAGTTTTGGGTACGTTTAATTAAAACCCACAACTTTTGCTGATGTGCAGTTTTAAAATAGCCCTTGTGAGAAATAGTATGTCCTTTTCACCAAAAAATTGATGCAGAGCTACCCACAAGAGCTACCCTGCCTTTATGCTTTTATGGCACCATGGCTTTTCACACACAGAAGTCCCCAGCTCCTGAAAAGAACTGAATCAACAAAGATTTTCTGCTGTCTAGTTTCTACTGATGAACAGATGAAAAGACTGAGTTGACGATGTCTTCCCAAGATCTCCAACGACAAAAAAGGCCTGCCTTCTAgctcctttccccttttttttttcttttttcctcttatagTACATAAGTGGGGTGCATGTTCTCGAAGGGAACAATACCTAAATAAAAGCCAGATTTTTTACAGAAACGGAGTCTCTTATTTCTGTCAGTGATAAATTGAGCTGGTTGCAGTTGCATAAGCACGCATCTGAGGGTGCAGCGAAGGCAGAAGCAAACTCGCTGTGAAATTGCTTACGGAGCAGCTGGCAACGAAGGGAGGATGAAGGCTGCTGCAACGCAGCCTTTGTGCGAGAGGAGCGAGGGAAGCGCAGAGACTTGAAAGAACTAGATTTCGGTTATCGGAGAAGTGCGGTTTGGGTGCTGATGCTTGTATCCCTGGTGGAAACAGCCTCCAGCTTGCCCTCGCTCTCGGTCAGGGGCACTAGGCTgaggggaaagagaggagagataCAGGGTCTGGGTTTGTGCTGCAGCGGGCCAAGGAGATGAGGTTATCGTGTGGGAGCTGCGGAACGTGAGAAAGTATCTATTAGAATAAGTCCcgttttggggaaaaatgctttattatttccccccccagcaccccaaaacctGGTTCCAGGtccccctgcagcaccccaaaaCCTGGCTGCATGGCCCCAGAGCACACTCAGCTGTGCTCCAGGccgcacccagcaccccaaagccctgctccagacccccacagcaccccaaaACCTGGCTCCATGtccccctgcagcaccccaaaaTCCATCTGCATGGTCCCCTGGCACCCCAAAGCCCTGCTCCAgacccccccggcaccccaaAGCCCTGTTCCATGcctcccccaccaccccaaagctctgctccagacccccacagcaccccaaaACCTGGCTCCACGtccccctgcagcaccccaaaaTCCATCTGCATGGTCCCCTGGCACCCCAAAGccctgctccagacccctccagcaccccaaacccctgctccagacccccacagcaccccaaaACCTGGTTCCAGGtccccctgcagcaccccaaaaTCCATCTGCATGGTCCGCTGGCACCCCAaagccctgctccagcccccccagcaccccaagaCCCTGCTCCAGGCCCCtacacccccccaaaaccttGCTCCAGGCCCGTACACACCCCAAACCCCTACTCCTCCCCCCCCCAGCGAACCCCCGCCCTTTCCTTCCCGCCGCACCGCCTCCAGCCCTTTCCCGCGCTCCGCCGCGCGAGACTTCCCGCCATCTTCCCGCGGGGCGGCCCTATGCTAATCAAAGGGCGGGGTTATGCAAATCGCGGGGGCTCGGAGGAGAGTCACACGGCCGGAGCGGGACGCGGCAGCGGCGGGAGGTGAGTGCGGGGACCGGGGTCGgggaccggggcggggggccggagccggggcggtcgccccggctccggccccccgccccggtcccCGACTCCGGCTTCTTGTAGGGCTGTCCGGAGGCCGGAGATTGGGACGACTGGAGGGGCAGGGCCCCGCTGGGCAAGGAGGCACGGCTCGGGTGCAGGCAGCAAGGGCAGCCCGCGGGAAGGCACGGCAAGGGCAGCCCGGTGTTTGCTCGGTAACCCGCAGTTACCGTGGCAAACGTGGGGAAAGCGTCGAGCAGGCTGACATCAGTCCTGAGCCCCTCGCTCATCCTGCGGTGTAATTACAGATCCCCCCTGTCGCATCCACAAGCGTCCCCATTTCCAGATCCCACCTGGAAGAGGGAATCTTCATTAATGTCTTGATCTTCATTAATGGCTTGATCTTCATTAGTGACCGCTAATTAACCCGCAGCTCCGTTGTTTCCCTGgggagctctgctttcctcGGACGCTCCAGTCCGTTCCCCGCTCCCACCTGGGATTTCGGAAGCTTGCGTGTCTCCAGGACATCAGGTGAATAGTTGTGCACCGAAGGATGAGGCTGCATCCATTTCTGTGTCCTAAAATTCTGGAAAGCAGCTTCCTCGTGTCTCGGCAGTGAACAGGCAGCTGCCGGCTCGGCGGTGCtgtcagcagctggagcagacctTTGCAGCTCACCGTTGGCATGCGTCGGGTCTGGCTTCAGCCCGTCCGCTAACTTTGTTTCACGTGCGTGAGCGCAAAGGGAGGGCGGCGTGTGCGTGGTTCTCCCGTTTTGCAGTCGCTTCTCTCGCCTCGAATACAGCGAGGCACCCGGCATCACGGGCCCGCGCTGGGTGAAGGCGCGGGTTTGGGTTGGTCCTCGAGCCGTCCCAGCGTGGAGGAGCAAAGGCGAAACCACCCTGCTGCAGAGCCGtttgctggggagggagctgcagggctgttcTTAAACTCCTCCTTACTGATGTTCTGCTGTGCATGAGGCAAATTGCTTTAGAAATACAGATTTGGGCCTTTGATGTCAGAGAAAGAGACGCGTGTGCTCTGCTGGGAGCCCGAAGGGGATCTCGGGGGAAACAGCCCCGTTCTAGGGCATAACACATGTGGTGCATCATCCCCTTATCGCAGCACTCTCGCAGTCCTTGCTCTGCACCCCCGCCCTCCTTCcccggctgtggggcagctgtggggcGCGCGGCGGCTCTGCGGCTGTAAGACCCCGGTGCCCTCGTCCGAGCGGGTGCCCTGGGTGGGCGAGGGGAGCCTGCAGCCCTTGGCTGgcggcagctgctgctgcacctgGGGCTCGCAAGGAGGGCCCCAGCTCCCCTGGCCTCGCAGCAGATGGGTGCTCCGCTGGGGCCCACCCGTCCTGGCGGTTATCTCCGCTCTGCAATTCTGCCGGCTGcccatctcctccttccctggagaGGGCTGTTTCTGGAGCTGTGGTCTCTATCTGTCCCATACAGAGTCAGGTGCCTCTGGTCCCACTtcatccctcctccccttcctcctgtgGGATTAActgtttaaagcattttttggATTCTCGAGGTGGGTTTTGTTCACTGAGCCCTTTGTTCTCGATCGCTGCCTGCCTGGAGCCCTGCCTGGagccctgcctgggcagcccaGCCGCTGCACTGAGGCTGCCGACTCCAGTTCACCCGAGGgctgtccccttccctgcgAGTAAGGACTGGAGCGGCAGCTTTCCAGGGCTAAAAATTACTTGCCAAGTGATGCCGTGACGCTGCCAGCGTGCCCGTCAGCTGGTCTGCATGCCCTGCAAGTACCGTCTGATTTTTTTATACAGTGTTTTTATACATGTAAGCCTGTAAGTAATTGAGAGGTGCCTCTTCCCCCGTCCCCAAGCAGAAGTGATTGCTAGGGGTACAAGAGACTCCGTTCAAGTCCTGGACTGAACGCGATGCCGCTATATTACAAGTGCCCTATGCACTGGGGTGGCCTGATACAGACTGAGAATTTGGCTCAGCATTAGAATATCTGAAGGGTCTTGAGTGTGTAAAATAGGTGAACACCTCAAATTAAAGGTTTTTCGAGAAGAACAGAGCCATCGCCTGCCCAGCTCTGTTGCTGACTGCTGTCGTGAGTACTGGTGTAAAACTTTCTCCCCTGGACTGCATCCTGGGATGCTGAAAGTGAGCGTGGCTGCTCTCCAGAGAGAGACAGGGGCAGCGAGGTTTATTGCTGGGGAATCCCTCCTGGGATGGGACTGGGGACTGCAGGGTTGCTCCCCTGAGACGGGTCCCATCCTCATGTCCGTCTGTCTCCCCGGGgaagccctgccctgcctgggggGTGCCAGTGGAGGAATCCCGCTTGCTCTTTCAGAAGCCCGACTCCAGCTCTCCTCCAACCCGCCTCCCTTGGGTTTCAGCTCTCAGAACAAAATCTGTGGTCTCCAGTAGGGACTTTGCTGTTTGTCTCCCGGGGCACCCCCTCTGCGCGGGGCGGTCGTGGGGTGCGGCCCTGGGTGTGCAGCCAGCAGGAGTCCTTGAAGCCTCTCTGTACAAACAGAGATTGTGGTTCCCAGGACATCTTGGCTGTAACAGCTGCtctcttctgtgctgcagccaAATGCCTCATTCCGCCTTCCCCCGGCCCCTTCCATCGCGCTCTCTCCCACCATGTGTTGGTGAGAATTTAGTGCTAGTGGAAATTTAAATCTTAATGGTCTAATTGCAGAATTATTACTTGATCGGACTgctacagaggaagaaaatattgcTACAGAAAAAGTTTCAACAATGATGTAGCTAACACTTGATTTACGTATATTGAGTAATTGCTCTTTGTTACCCCTGAAATCAGTTTTGCCCAACTCCCCAGCTGACGTTTCTTTATCCAGCAGTAACTGGCCACCGGAGCTCTGTGACTGCGGGGTTTAAAGCCCTGGTGTCTTCAGGATAATCCTGCACCTCTCTCTCATCCAGTGCCCGTACTCTTCTGTAACTGCACCTTTACGCTGTGGCCGCAAATACTTCGTGCTACGCAGAGCAGCTTTTGACTACTTTGTGTACAAAAGCTGTATCACACAATTATGCAGCGTTAAGCAAAAGTAAAACGCGTTAAGCAACGACCGTCTCATCATTAGAAAACTGTCGCTACAGCTACACAAGCTAAAACAGACAGTGCCTGACGAGGGTGGGAGTGTTGAACCATGTGAATGTGGTTCTGCTGTGGGAGGACGCTGGTGGCTGTAAATTGGTGGTTTCACACACAGAATTGGGAGGTTTTGTGGGGAGGAGTCGGCATCAT is a window from the Gavia stellata isolate bGavSte3 chromosome 24, bGavSte3.hap2, whole genome shotgun sequence genome containing:
- the POLE3 gene encoding DNA polymerase epsilon subunit 3; its protein translation is MAERPEDLNLPNAVITRIIKEALPDGVNISKEARSAISRAASVFVLYATSCANNFAMKGKRKTLNAGDVLSAMEEMEFQRFVAPLKESLEVYRREQKGKKEARKDKDKKADSEEQDKSREEENDDDDERMEEEEQNDEEEVDN